The following nucleotide sequence is from Synchiropus splendidus isolate RoL2022-P1 chromosome 1, RoL_Sspl_1.0, whole genome shotgun sequence.
CACACCTcaatcaaaaaaatatttaaattctatttctatttgtttttccGTCTTTGTGTCAGATTAGTTAGACTTTGTTTTCACTCCCATCCCatcaacactttcaagtatTTTAGgacaattaaaaacatttgtaaaatatACACATATTGTTTTCTTTATGCTCAGAAACagagtctgtctgtgtgtccttAACTGACACCAGTCAGATGAGGCTGGATGTGATATAATGGTTTCTGCCGTCAGGTTAGTTAATGGTGAAAATAAGTTTTTCTGACTAACAGTGAACTCATTCACTGCTGCACAAGCTTTGAAAAAGACGTGACTATATTCTGCTCCCTTTGTAGGGTTTAAAGTTTTAGAATGTTTAGTGAATGTTAAAGTGGCCGGTGGCTGCTCACCGTCATGAACTGACAATATGATTCTGTTCTCGTCCGCTTGGTAACTTGGTAACTTGGTAACTTGGTAAAAGACCACAAAACTTTAAGTACATTAGTCCAAGGTCCACCTGCCATATACTTTGCAGTAGCGAGAGGAAACTGTTTCCTGTTACCTTTGTCTGAAGCAGTTGTGAAATGTGCTAGAAggaaaatatttacttttcatgTTCGTCCCTTTTGACGGAATGAGCAGGTATGTTTGGAAACAACTGCTCGATGGATCACTTTGCAGCGCCTTTACGCATCATCACTTACTGCGACAGCTCTGTTGTCGCTACTGGGCCTTCCCAAAACGCCAGCAATGAATTTACATAAGAATTGCGCTTTGACTTTTCTCACTTCCTTCCTCATTGCTCAACATGACTTGTTGTCGACTTTGGTTTGCTCGGAAGTTAATGATATAAAAGCAAATGACAGCCATGCTTTTAACCTTCTGCTTCTTGGCTCAAGCCCAAGCACTTTTTTCAGGCTTGGATCACCACACAGTTTTATAGAAGGAAAGTGGATAAATCATCAAAGCCTCTTTTCTTCCCAACTGTGTGCAACAGTGAAGTGTGAAGCAAGTGAAGTCGAGAATATAGAAAAGTAAAAACAGCTCAAGTCATacctaaaatgaaacaaaaaacaagctaATAATACTAAGTTTGTCTGGAAACGTGCGCTGGTTTAAGAACATTCTCTGTTACTGCAGAGCATAGACCTTCCTGCAGCCAATAATTTCACATTTGTGTTTGCGTTGTCATTAACCATACATTATAGTGGTGTGGTTTATatgtttcttttctgttctttttgtgCAATAAAGCCCAAGAAGAAGACACTTTGAGAAGCCGAACTCGGGGCGGGCAGACGTGGCATCATCAAATGACACAAATACCTGAAGTCAGTTTATTGGAGGAAAAGGTCACCAGAAGGAGGAACAAGGAACTGAACTTTCCTGACAGCAGCATCACCTGGTCAGCGTGAAGGCGAGGCTCctgcttcctcctgctgcaCGTATATAACAACACAACCTCATCcctccacacttcatctgctTGGGCTGCCTTCACACACGGGTACGAACCATCGCTCTTCCTCTAATGATTCCTTCTCTGAAAGAGTTTTTTTTGATTGACTGTCTTTTAATGTGTTTCAGAGATGCATCTTTCTGTTCTGATACTGGGCATTTGCCTGGTTGCTGCTCACGCCAGTCCGACAGGTACGGTGCTACTATTATTATCTGTTCACCACATGAACGTGACTGTCATGAGCTGCTTGTAAATGTAGTTTTTGAGACGTTCTTGAAATCTCATTGCGAAGGTCTTAGATGtcccaaaatgaaaataatttttgAGGTTggaaggatgaaaaaaaacaaaaatcattcatttcaaacagctatttttggattatttattatttatttgaatagatGACAATTgacgttaaaaaaaatcatgtcaaCTGTTTTCCAgagcatcatggcaggtctctgGTCCAACGCTGTTTCGAAGAGGCCAAGAAACTGGTGGATGACGCTTACACATATTCCAGGGCTGAGTGAGTCTTAACAACATCCAGATagaaatcacaaaatcaaacctTACTTTTCGGCGCAGGAGTCTCAGACGAGTCCGCAAAAATGTCGTGGCACCTCATGACGTCCTCCGATTCATGAAGCAGCCACGTGGAGACACTCGCTCGGCGGTGAGAGCTGCAGACTACATGGAACACACCCTGCgactgctgcagcagagactGCACCGCATTAACAAACGCTCTCTCAATGCCACAGGTGAGATGATTCACTTCAGCTGTGGCCGAACAAAAGTTCAattcttcatatttcatgttcCAGACTTGATGACCCCAGAAGACCTCTTGAAGCTGGCCGAATTGACCGGGTGTGCTGCTCGAATCAGAGATCCTCCGTGTCGCACCACACAGAACATCGACAAGTATCGCACCATCACCAGCGTCTGCAACAATCTGTGAGTGACAACGTGATCGAATCTTGATCAGAGAGGATTTTGCGTTGCCGTTAAAGTGCTGGTGAAATGAACATGACATTAAAAAAGCAGTTTGATTTCAATTATTACTGTTCACCAATgaagtattttggaaaaaatggGATACAAATCTCTGCATCTTGAAGCTTTCCTCATGTTATTGTTGCATTCAGTCATTCAGTTCAGTtcgatatgtttttttttcttaaactgaagtgtttttttaccACTTGCAAATCTGTCAGGTTTCAGAGAGAACACTTTAGAAACCGGAGATTAGCTCACCCCTGACATTTCTCAACATTGTTTCTCAACGCCGTGAACAGGCAGAACCCTCGCCTCGGCGCCTCCAACACACCCTTCGCCCGCTGGCTTCCTGCTGAGTATGACGACAACATCTCCATCCCCAAAGGGTTCACCAGAATCAAACCGATCAACAACTTCCTGCTGCCCCTGGTACCTATGACAGTCACAGTATTCAAACAAAGCAACTATTTTGCTGAACAACATCCATTCTCAGGTGCGCCAAGTGTCCAACAACATCCTGAGCACAACAGATCAGGGCGTGGAAAGCGACAAAGAATTCAGTCACATGGTCACTTTCTTTGGCCAGTGGAATGACCATGACCTGTCCTTCACCCCCTTCTCACCGAGCATCCGCTCCTTCAGCAACGGGGTGAACTGCGACGAGAGCTGCGAGCGCACTGAGCCCTGCATCCCCATCGAGGTCCATAAACAacacttgatgttttttttttttttaatcaaacatcTATTTGAGTGTGAGGTTTGCTGTTCAGTTCTCACTCAGGTGTCACAAAATGCTCGTCCTCTGTGTACAGATCCCACCTGGTGACCCCCGCGGACCTCCCGGCCCCGACAACTGCATCCCCGCCTTCAGATCCGCACCAGTGTGTGGGACTGGATTCTCAGCCTACAACTTTGGCGGGGAACCCGCAGTGAGGGAGCAGATAAACGCCCTGACCTCCTTCCTGGATCTCAGCCAAGTGTACGGCTCCGAGGAGAAGCTGGCCCTCAGTCTCCGAAACCTTTCTAGCGATGACGGCCTGATGCTGGTCAACTCTGAGTTCAGGGACAACGGACGAGAGCTGCTGCCCTTCCACCCACTTCAGGTCAACATGTGCGCCACTCGAGGGAGAATCACCAAAGACACCGACGCCAGGGAGGTCCCCTGTTTCATCGCCGGTCAGTTTCCTCAGACAATGTTCCACTGACAAGTGTACTTTCATACAGGCTGCTTTTCAGCATATTTCAATTAGGCACACAGAGAAAGGATTAAAAACTCCCAGATTCATGTATATTTACATGAAAACCATCACGAATCACAACTGaaccaatgaatgaatgaacatccTCTCTCACAGGTGACTCACGAGTGGACGAGAACTTTGCTCTGACCTCCATTCACACTCTCTTCTTGCGGGAGCATAACCGCTTGGCACGTCAACTCAAGAGGTTGAACCCAGACTGGAAAAGTGAGACGCTCTACCAGGAGACCCGGAAGATCATGGGAGCTTACACACAGGTGGGACGCTTTTCTACGTGCACCTAAGTCGTTGCTCGCCTTTATGATCAATCATCTGAGAAACTACAGTCTGTTTGCACCGAGCTGTTCCTACAACAACCCGGGTGGATGACGGCAAAGGGAGTGGGATGATGTTTCAATAGGCAACTGAAGCAAAATTATTTGGAAAGGACTGTCATGAAATACTCCACACATTTGACTCTAATGCTGATAGTCCTCAACAAATGATGACCGCTATTTCCATACAAAATATTTGCATCAATATCTCCATGAGCTAAAGAAAATGAATCACGCTGTCATCTAAATGCACATTCACTCTTAGTAAAGAATTGTCATATATGACAAAGAATTGAGCATTTGAGGAAGTGCATGTAAACACCGACACACTCAACTTTTGTCCTGCTCACACAGCTTCAAGATTTGCCAGGAACCACTCAGAAATACTACAAATTCACAATTTATTAGATGGAAATGACTGGATGTTATGGATTTGTCTTTTTCTGAAGAGTAGTCCCTGCTTCTATGTCCTACTGCTTTTAGTGGGTGTTTGATCGCGCCAGTTTTTGGTGTTTGACTAAAAAAGAGAGGTGAACATTGTACAAAAAAAGTGTTCAGGGTTAGTTGGAAATAACTTTATGTGATTTTGGTTGGCTAATAGATggagactacccatctcaaagactgagcaccacaggaggtcctttcttccagtGGCAtgaaaactgtacaattcatccctgtaaAATTAATCGTGAAAGACGTtgttatcatatatatattttttatctgtttttattttttcacatatcCAGCGTCTATGTCCCCCTTTATGTGCACTGTGTGCATagccttcttttcctctttcctaCACTGTTTGTTAAAAAGAGAATTTTGTATTTTAGATTTATACTTCTGTTGTTTACAGAGCATGTTGAGCGACGACCGAATTTTTCCTCAGGAttaattgactttttttctgattcttaGGTTCATTCAGTTGCAAGAGCTTCAACCTTTGCGTTTGTCACTTTGTAAAAGGCAGCAACATTTTGAACTGCTGTAATACATCAACTGTCACATGACTATAGTAAAAACATATTTCCcaatgttttgaaggttttccCATCTTGTTTCTGCCAACTGCCCTCTTCTTCGCAACTTTCTGTTTCCGGACCTCTGTCCGCTGCTGCCCCCTCCTGTCCGTTTGCGCTCACTGCACTTTGAATACTACTAGCGTGAGTTATATACAGTGACATCAGGTAAAACAATGGATGTTAACGACTGCGTGTTAAACTCTGAAACATCAACGCCAGCCAAAGAGTCGAAGACGAATTTTTGGACCTGCGCGTCGTCTCCATTTTGACGAGTCTCCCGTCTCCTTCGCAGGTGTTTGTGTTCCGCGACTACCTGCCCCACATCGTGGGCAACGTTGCGATGAGGAGGCATCTTGGTCGTTATCCTGGCTATGACCCGACAGTCAACCCGAGCATTTCCAACGTGTTCGCGACCGCGGCTTACCGCTTCGCCCACTTGGCCATCCAACCGATGCTGTCTCGCTTGGACCAAGACTTCAATGAACATCCCCAGTTCTCCAACGTGCCCTTGTTCATGGCCTTCTTCACTCCCTGGCGCATCGTCTTTGAAGGTGAGAGACGAGCAtcatcgttgttgttgttgttattttcgaCCGTTATTGcacgttgttccaaagcactttccgagttggtgggatcctgacTGACCCTGATTCGTTTGCTAAAGTTGAATCAATCCTCATGTTGATCTTCTTTTCCAGGTGGTGTGGACCCGGTGCTCAGAGGTTTGATCGGCAGTCCTGCTAAACTCAACACTCAGGATCACATGCTGGTGGAAGCGCTCAGGAACAGGCTCTTCCAGTTCGTGCAGCACATCACTCTGGATCTGGGGTCCCTGAACATGCAGAGAGGCAGAGACCACGGCTTGCCTGGTGCGTCCTCCTGCAGTCCGTCATTGCACCATCTCAATCGGTTTTACATTCATTCTCGCACAGAGAACAGTCTGGAACATCTATTAGCAATGCAAAGAAAGAATGTGCatattctgaaccaaactgaccGTCATCTGTCAATAGTCACACTGAACTTCATGTGTTTCTTAGGCTACAATGCCTGGCGCAAGTTCTGCGGCTTGTCGCAGCCGAAGAATCAGCGTGAGCTCGGTCAGGTCCTGAACAACTCCGACTTGGCTCGCAGGCTTCTTGACCTGTATGGGACCCCCGACAACATCGACGTCTGGCTCGGAGGTGTGGCCGAGCCCTTTGTGGATGGAGGACGTGTCGGGCCCCTGTTCGCCTGCCTCATCGCAAACCAGTTCAAGAAAATACGTCAAGGAGACAGGTGAGTGCGTCTGAGTGGTGAGCAGATGGCCACGTTAGAGGTCCGGAGCTGCTGGATCAATAAATGTTCGGTCGGACAGCTGCTTGACAGTATGTGATTGTGAAGTTTGTGAAATCTCGGAACTAGAGTGCAGGCAACAAACCTTTACTCCGACTCTAAATGCAATGATGAGCTCACTCGAACCACGATGGAATAGAACTTCCCCTCAGCCTGTTCATGGACTGCTTGTCCCTCTTCCCCccggcaggaggctacggtcagtccagaccagaacctcccgtcacagacACAGCTTTTTCCCCTCGATTCGTGAACAGACTTTGTTCTTTGTGGTTTATGTATTGATGAGtttcttctattattattgattcatttgtattcatttatcattttatatatttattattattaaattattattattattattattatttttttttttttattgtaccaaagcactttcctagttggtgggatcctcgctGACCGTGGccataaagttgattctgattctagaTCAAAGAATAAAATATTATGATGTGACGTCTTCTCACACTAGAGGGCGCCAAAATACACAATACACGCCCTTGTCGCCATCTGCAGCCGACATAATTCAAGAGGCCGAATTCTGCTAGTTTTGAAAAATACCGTTGACATTAGTGAGGAGtgacaaaatctgtcaaaaGTGGGATTGAGTTAGAAGATACAGCTGCTGTTGTTGGCCGGGATTGTGCTTGGGAGAGTGCGTCTGTTGACACCTGTCCTGTTTGATCCATGCCACGCAGGTTGTGGTATGATCGGCGGGGCGTCTTCACGCCGAGTCAGCAAAACGCTCTCAAGACTGCCAACCTCGCCAGGATCATCTGCGACAACACTGGCATCACGTCTGTCCCCCGAGATGTTTTCAACGCGGTGTCGAGGAGGAACCCGCGGGTGCAATGTCGTAACATCCCCCGCCTGAACCTGAACCCCTGGAGAGACACGTCCTGCTCAGGTGAGTCTGGTGGAgatcttctctccctccctgagcTCAGTCCCTCGGATGACTTCATTTATGACCTTTGATCTCGCAGGTGGACTCTGCCCGAACAGTATCGACGAGGTGAGTTCTCACTCTAACTAGCTCTTCTGGATTAAAATTGAAtctacaaaaatgaaaaataataaaagtgattGAACCGCATGTGGAAATTGAGTCATCTATTGTCACGTGCAGATTGTGACAGCTGAGGAGAACCTGTTGACACCAGAACCCAACAGCCTTCCACACAACAAGGTTGGTGACTGTCAGGACTTTTGACATGATGGATCATTAAGATTTAACATCACAATTTGACCATCATGAGATTTACACACACGTGGTGTTCTTTGTCCCGCAGGTGGCGTAGAGCCCCACgctcttgttcaatgctctccacaacCAATTCTCTACCAGCGTTATCAAACTCatgaagcagcaggaagaacACTGAGCCTGCAGCCCCGCCTGGTGGGGCTGAGGAAGTACCTACATTTCAGTGACTCCAGCTGCAGGAAGCACATCATTTTTCTGTAAAATCACAAGACCTCATGAGACTTTCACAGTCACGAATGCCAGTCCCGACAGCTCAGGGAACatcggagagaccagtcagctgcCACTCTATCTGCACAgctatttattttgcttcagtttaCAGAGTTTCGAATCTATAATTCAAGCTTCTCTCAACGCTCtttgttcatttgaatttaaaaacatcTTTACCCTGTTACATCCGATCTCATGAAGATTTTTATGTGCTTTGTTAAATGAATGTGGTATTTTTTTACGCGACTCAGACTGCCGGATAAGCAATAGGTTGTGGCCAGTGCCTCGTGCCTAACCTGCTTGTTCAAGTGATTTATCACTGCTACAGTTTGCAGcctgtttctgtcatgttttgacTTTGACTGTTTACCTGCTTAATTCTGTCTCGCTCATTGTTTAgctttcaaataaaacattatgAGCTGCAAAGTATTGTCTGGTGTTCTCTTTTTAAAGGAACAGGAAATTCTTCTGTTTAACCAAAACAAGTGTACTTGGATCTTAtaatagaatttaaaaaaaaccctgcattGATGACATTTCAtcctttttaaatttcaaataaATCTTGAAAGAGTTCAGTTAAAAGTCCTCATCTCAATTCAGGAATGTTAGTACAACTACCGAAACAAAAACCTCACTTTGAGCAAACAGGAAATGTAGAAATTCCCCGTGCGCTG
It contains:
- the LOC128752631 gene encoding eosinophil peroxidase-like, with amino-acid sequence MHLSVLILGICLVAAHASPTEHHGRSLVQRCFEEAKKLVDDAYTYSRAESLRRVRKNVVAPHDVLRFMKQPRGDTRSAVRAADYMEHTLRLLQQRLHRINKRSLNATDLMTPEDLLKLAELTGCAARIRDPPCRTTQNIDKYRTITSVCNNLQNPRLGASNTPFARWLPAEYDDNISIPKGFTRIKPINNFLLPLVRQVSNNILSTTDQGVESDKEFSHMVTFFGQWNDHDLSFTPFSPSIRSFSNGVNCDESCERTEPCIPIEIPPGDPRGPPGPDNCIPAFRSAPVCGTGFSAYNFGGEPAVREQINALTSFLDLSQVYGSEEKLALSLRNLSSDDGLMLVNSEFRDNGRELLPFHPLQVNMCATRGRITKDTDAREVPCFIAGDSRVDENFALTSIHTLFLREHNRLARQLKRLNPDWKSETLYQETRKIMGAYTQVFVFRDYLPHIVGNVAMRRHLGRYPGYDPTVNPSISNVFATAAYRFAHLAIQPMLSRLDQDFNEHPQFSNVPLFMAFFTPWRIVFEGGVDPVLRGLIGSPAKLNTQDHMLVEALRNRLFQFVQHITLDLGSLNMQRGRDHGLPGYNAWRKFCGLSQPKNQRELGQVLNNSDLARRLLDLYGTPDNIDVWLGGVAEPFVDGGRVGPLFACLIANQFKKIRQGDRLWYDRRGVFTPSQQNALKTANLARIICDNTGITSVPRDVFNAVSRRNPRVQCRNIPRLNLNPWRDTSCSGGLCPNSIDEIVTAEENLLTPEPNSLPHNKVA